Genomic DNA from Solanum dulcamara chromosome 4, daSolDulc1.2, whole genome shotgun sequence:
AAGACTGAAAATGACTTgttaaagttatttcaaaaagCCTCTAAATATCATTGGTTATTCTACCTTTATCTTCCAAATATTTGACTACCCGGTACTTGTGTCATGTGGTACCTTAACTCTATACCTTTTATTTATAGCTCCTataaaaaacaaagatattaaACTTAATGTTACAAGACTAATAAACTGCTCCATTGTTGGATCATTTCTTGGTTTTAGACCTCTTTCCATTGACTAATGTAGGAAAAACTTAAAGTAGATGAAGGTCATATATCCATTATAATATACAATCAAGAATTGAAAAACTGAGGATTTCTTTATCTTTACAGTTTAAGTTTCCAAGAGAAAGAAAGTCGTTGTTCATAGGTATGAGTTAGGTATTGTTTTTGTTGTCACAAGACAAGAAGCTCAACCCCATTATGTCACAAATGTCAAATATTCAAACTCCACCTCATTTCTTGGAGCAGTTGGGATGTGTTTTTGTCTCTTTATCTACTTTTAACTTGCCCTACTCAGACGTTCACCAGTAAGACACAATATACTTTTCAACGAGTAGTAGATAAATGTGGTATACTATGAAATCAATCATACCCTCAATCAAGGCTTAGTTTAAGAAATTTGACTCACCTTAAACTCATTAATATCCATCTAGTTTAGCTAAAACTCAGTTGCAGAGAACTCTCATGCAGTCAAGAGAGGTTCCAGTGCAGCTTTCATGCAGAAAGCAGTTTTCTTGCATGTTTCATGTCTTCAGACGTAGAATTCACCAGCTTTGCTCGAGGATGCGGTGGCTGATATGGCGGCGTCCGAGGACTAAGGTGGTGATCAAGAGGTTTGGGAAGCTGAGTTCAAGAGGAAATCATGGTCAGCTCAAAGAAAAACTAAGTTTCAAATCATCATCAACTCATCCAAACGTCCAGAATAGGCATATTCGACTAGCCTCCTTCAATGCTGCATTATTTTCCCTAGCACCTGCTGTGCCAAAGGCTGAAAAATCATCCATCTTTTCTCATGACGATGACGATGATGAtggtttcaaatttcaaaaccaGGTAAAGTCTGAGAACAATCGTCCTAAGAGCATATTGAAGCATTCCCCTCTTCATCCCATATTAACAAATGGAGCAAAACCAAAGCAAAAAGTTTCAATCAACCTTCCTGAGAATGAGATTTCATTATCTCAGAACAGGGTACTTGGAATCTTGGAAGATGATTCTACCAAGATTTTGAGTCTAAACAACTACACCCTAGGTCCTGTGAGGTCTCCAATATGCTTACCCGCGATGGCTAATTGGATGATTAATGATTATGGAGGGTGCTGCTTGAGTGGAACAAGAACcattcttgatgtgctgaaagaAGTGGATGCTGATATATTGGCTTTACAAGATGTGAAGGCTGAGGAAGAGAAAGGTATGAGCCCTTTATCTGATTTGGCTCATGCTCTTGGGATGAACTATGTGTTTGCTGAAAGCTGGGCTCCAGAATTTGGTAATGCTATTTTATCCAAGTGGCCTATTAAGAAATGGAGAATCCAGAAAATCTATGATGATAAAGATTTCAGGTGCCTCCTTAGTAACTGTCATTTCTATCAAAACTTATGTTGACTATATCCATGTTCATCGAATTGTATGCGCTACGTTATCTAAACGTTTAAACTATTAGATATAGAAACACTTCTATTTATTTAGTCTTTGGGGGTTTGGGTGGGGGATAGGGCTAATAGGAAAGAGGAAAAGCTTTTAACTTGAAACTTGCTCCTTATATAACTGGTGTTTTGGTTTGATGCAGGAATGTGCTTAAGGCTACGGTTGATGTACCCCGGATAGGAGAGTTGAACTTCTGTTGCACTCAACTTGATCATTTAAGTGAGAATTGGAGAATGAAGCAATTAAATGCAATAATACAAGCAAATGACAGTCCTCATATTTTAGCAGGAGGTATAAATTCTCTTGAAGCCTCAGATTACTCATTAGAGAGATGGAATGATATTGTGAAGGTAAGAAGAAAAATCAGAACAAGTACAATTCTTTCTTGGATTACTAGCATCCTTTTATCAAGTTTTTGATCACAGAATGTCATCATGGCAGTATTATGAGGAGATAGGAAAGCCAACTCCAAGAACTGAAGTTATGAATTTCTTGAAACAGAAAGAGTACAATGATGCAAAAGAGTTTGCAGGGGAATGTGAGTCAGTTGTAATCATTGCTAAAGGCCAAAGTATGAATCTTTATCTCAAAATTTCCTATGAAATCTTTTTCTGTCTTACTTGGAACTGTTATATGAGTTGCTAACAACATTTCTCAATTTTGTTCTCTCTCATTTTGGCACAGATGTGCAAGGAACGTGTAAATATGGAACTCGAGTTGATTATATTTTGGGATCGCAAAGCCTGCCTTATGCATTTGTACCTGGATCATACTCGGTTGTTTCATCAAAAGGCACATCCGATCACCATATAGTTAAAGTGGAAATCATGAAAGCAGCAGGTAAAGGCAGGAAGAATAGTAGGAAACAGAAGAAAGTAAAACAGAAAGTTGAGAGGATGACAAGTTCTTGTTCTTCAAGAGGGATTTGGCAAGTGAGCACTTAGCTACTATATATGGTTATtagttctttttcttccttgtgGTGGTGTATACATTATTTTGTTTCTCTTCTTTGTGGCTGATTATGACACTTTTATTAAATGTTGAGTTTAAGATGGTGAGGGAAAGTCATGATGTAGATATATGTTCTCTTTTTGTTGGACAGTTACCATTTTATTGAGTCATCAAAATTCTCCTCTTAATAAGTTCACCCTTTAAATAGTTTCCTAGCTCTTAATTCAAGAATTGGCTTAAGGGCAAGTGTTTAAATCTCTAGTTTGCAGAATACCTAATTGGCTTTAAAAGACAAGTTATTTAGTATTAGTTTGGCATAAGATGCGTTCGAATAGAACAACACGAATATAGATGATCTAATAGATCTCAACTAGTTTGCAATTGAGTGATTAGTCCAAAATATGTGGATCCTAAACAtgtaaattttcaaaatcttcATGTAAAAGACAATAGGGAGAATAACTTATTATAACTTATTATATTATTACAAGAGGTAAGCAATATAAATGCATATACATCAGTTTCTagttaaggaaagaaataaaagagatttCTACAAATATGCTATCTCTCTATATGTATAATGTACATTCTTAGGAAATGATCTACGTTTATTCTGTAACACTCTCCCTGTAACATTCTTAGGAGCATATATATTGATTATGCTCAGCTTGATACAAAGGTAATCAACTCGAATGTTATTTAATGCTTTTGTGAACAAATCATCTAATTGTTCTCATGTCTTCACGTACCTGGTAGAAATCAAATTCTCTTGAATATTCTCACGaataaaatgacaatcaacTTCAGTATGTTTGGTTCTTCACGATACACCGGATTTGAAGCAATATGGAATGCAACTTGATTATCATGAGTTTTGATGGAGTAGGAGGGTTCAATCCAATTTCATTTAAAAGATGATGTATTCACATAATTTCACATGTTGATTGTGACATAACTTTATACTCGATCTGCACTGGAACGAGATACAACACTTTGCTTATTACTCCTCATGATATTAGGTTTCCTCCAACAGAGACATAATATCTTGTAGGATATCTCTTATTAATTTTGAATTCAACTCAGTCAACATCTGTAAAATACTCAACGTGAGTATCATCGAGATTGCTATACAATGTACCAAGCCCAGGAGCTCTTTTTAAGTAACATACAATTTGTTCTAAAGCTTTTCAATATTTGAGTGTAGGTGCAGATAGGGCTGTGTATCAATCGATTCGGCTCGATTTTCAAGTTTATCGATTCGACTTATGGGTTATCTATTTGTAGACATGCTAAACCATTATCGATTTGTAGACATGCTAAATCATTATAACATCATTAAGATATTGACTTACCAGTTGTCAATTTATCGGTTATCGATTATTATCAGTTTAGTTATCGATTTAACAGTTAAAATttgacataaaaagaaaatcattgaaaatcaCTTTAAAACAAGGCAACAAATAAGATAAACGATGCACATGAGTTGACAGATTGCATTTGCTCAAACACAAACACTGTCACAATGTAGAATAACCGAGAATTTGAgacaactaaaaataaaagtatgaaactAAATTGTAAGTCAAGGACTTTATATACCAAatggtataaatataattatttaatttactaTCAGGTTAATGATTAACCCATTaaggaaaatcctcaaatcGCTAAGAATCGATAatccaataataaaaaaaattaaaattgtcaTCAAAATTGCTAAATTATTAACCCATTAccgataaatcaataattttttaattcagATTATTGATTTTGATTCGATTTTGAACAGTCCTAGGTGCAGACATGAATCGGTTAACAACACTTACCACAAAAGTAATATCCAAACAAGTCACAGTAAGATAATTTAACTTCCCAACTAACTTTCTATATCTCTCAAGAATATCATTTCTCATCATTTTCACAAGATGCACATTGGGAATCATtggagtacaacaaagtttgagtGTTAGTATAAGCAGGTCAAGAATAAACTTTCTCTAAGACAGAAAAATTCTCTTATTACTTCAATTTACTTTCACACCCAAAAAGTATTTTAACGGGCCCAAATTCTTTGTATGAAACTTAGTATGCATGAaagatttgagagaagagatCCATACATAATCACTTTCTATGATGacaaatcataaatatatacaatcaaaaAAATAACATCAGTTGTTGATTACCGATAGATTAGTGAGTGATCACATTTATTCATTTTcagctaattttttttaaatattatataccTTACTGAATTTGTCAAACCAAGCTTATTGACTTTGTTTCAAGCCATACAAGAACTTTTTCTAATGTTAGATTTTTTTATACTCCCTCTGAGTAACAAAATCAGGTGGTTTTTCCATATACATTTTCTCCTGAAGATTATCATGAAGGAACATATTTTTGATATCCAACTAATGTAAAGGCTAGTTTTTAGAAACAATCTACCCCATACGTATGAGCATATCATTTAGCCTTAAGCCTTACCTTACGTCTTGCAATAGAACCATCTAGATTAACTTTAACTGTAAAAATCCACTTACATCTTACTGATTTCTTTTTCTTGGGTAAATCCACTAAATTCCACATGCGATTTTCTTCTAAGGAGTGTATTCATCAAGCATTACATTAGGTCATTCACGATGATTCAAAGCCTCATTCACTATTTTGGATACAAAGATAGGGTCTAAAGAAACAATAAAAACATTAGACATAAAAGATAAACGGTGATGGAAAATAAAATTAGTAATGAAATATGTGGGCTTGAAATTACATGTACCTTTTttgaagagaaataaggaggcTAAGATTTTCTGTATGATTTGGTGAAACAAGAtcagataacaaaaatattagtGCAAGACATGTATCATTGGACTCTTTCCTCCTTAGTTAAACTTGAACAATTGTCGGTATTGCTAGTGTAGATAAAGCAAGTGTTGGAGGCATAATAATCAATTGGTTCTCAATAGAAGAACTGGGAGACCAAGGAGAAACATCATCTAGTTGTTCTGTCAAAGCTTGAGTAATCTGATAGACTAACCACtcatttttctttccttgactCTTAGAAATAGGGGGTGCATAAAAAAATGGTGCAGTCTCATAAAATAGCACATCAATTGACATCAAACATTTGTCGAGTTCACTAGAATAATATTGATATCTCTTTTGAAGGTgagaataattcaaaaaaacaCACTTCAATGCCTTGGAATCCAACTAGATAATAAATGATTGGACATTTCAAACACAACATATACTCCCATACATCTTAGATTTTATTGAAACTAGTAACTATAACGACTCGAACCGTCGTTAAAttctattaaaataaaattacaaaaatttggCTTGATTGGGTCCCACCACCCCACCAGAGCAGGATGGTCCCACTGGGGTGGCACCGCTACAGTGGGACAAAGTCTGCCAGAACGGAAAATCGTGGAACAGAACTTAAGTCGtacattttcttattttctctaGTTCTCTCAAGTGGAGGTTAGAGGCGAGGGTTTCTGTAAAACCCTCCAAAAAGGCTGCTCATGAATGAAGAAGAGGAGAGGAAGGAATCTCAGCTTCTAGAAGGCTTCAACCCATAGAATTCAATCTGGTCTTGCCCATGGAACAGCTGGAATCAATGATTTTAGGAGTGTTATCTCTTCGCTAATGCTTGGCTCCtaggtaggctaggcttctcttttctGAGTAGTAAACCTATACCTACTGTGTTATATAGAAGGAAAATTAATGAGAATTCATATATTAAGCTGCGGTTCATGGGTTATAGGCAGAGATCCGATTATGATAGGGTCAAAATAGAATGTGACCTCGTTAGAAAGGTGTTGCGATGAATTGAGAAGTTATTGATTGTGATGTTTGTGTGCAATTGGTTAATTTATATCGATCATAGAAAAGTAAAACTAGTATATTTTGAGGTTAGACCTGTAAGGTTTGGTAGTGTGGACGTTAATTATTTCTGAAATTATCTTAAATGCATAATTGAATTACTTATGATATACCTACACGTGGACAGATAAGGGTAACAGGTTAGTCCTTACATAAATGAGCACTTGCTGGCCTATTTTtttgatgaacctgttcttggtgatataaatattgTGAATACTGAATGTAATTGTGAATGTGGTACTTTTGGATTGGGTATCATATTCCAATACATAtatgaatcgggtgtcacattccgacacatatttggagCAGGTGTAACATTCTGATATAtttttggatcgggtgtcacgttctgatatatttggattgggtttcACGTTTTGACATATTTTTAGATCGTGTGTCACGTTCTAACATAtttttggatcgagtgtcacgttctgacataaaTATGACTGAATTGGGTCCTCTGAGAGGGTCCAGtatgtgtgtgtggatggtcccatgagaggacctaatgatatatgtattttcatgtaataataaggttagtgGTAGATGAGTCATAGGCTAAGAACTGTAAATGaactcttgagttgaggtgtgcTAGATATAGAGAATTATGATCATCAATACATTTATTGGTGGGTAAAAGGATGGTCCCTGTTAGGCCTGGATATGATCTATATGGAATAAttgtattatatatttataaacttAGAAGTTGAGGTTTCTAGTAAAGTGTTACCTTTGTGATTTCCATAGGTAAATGAGGTACGGGTTGTGGCTATTTAGAACTAAGGTGAGTTGGAGTGTGTATTTGTCAGATGGATATACTTTATGTTGTGAGATAATTAGACCAACTAGTAAGGTTGGGCAAAATCGTTGAATCGTTAAGGTTGCTAGGTGGGGACTATGGGGTGAGGGAATAACAGTAAGATGGGTCCTTAACCCACAATTTTTAAGTTATGACTAGGGGGTAGTGGATCCGTGTTGTTTAGGGTGGTGAATACCCTAATATTGAGAATAAGGAGTGCACTTAATTGACTGGGGTGGCTAAATTGAGAAAGTTTAAGTATTATAATATCTCTTACTtttctgttcatatattatgtggtgggtatcagattgaacgatgatgcctaccagtatgtgttgtttgtattgatactactcttgctatgacacttggcatagtctggttgtgGGATCAGTtatgtttcataggtgaagacaaAGGTGATCCTCCAGcagcttctatttttcctttatctCGGTAGATGCTGGGTCattggtcttttattttatttttactcttagtagctcttgtaactatttagactagtatcttTGGGAGGTTTTGTACAATTAACTAAATTGATCTTTAATATAGTCTTCCTTAGAAAGTTTGgttaatttttcaagtttttttaaATTCCGCAACTGTCCATATATAGGGGTTCTCCTACTTAAGGTGTATAGTGGGTGCCCGCACGGCCTAGTGGATTAGGTCGTGAAAATTttatatcagagcctaggttacCTGTCTCCCAGTACAAGAGAAAATGTAAAATAGACTCCTGCGGATTGGTGTGTTGATGTCCACATCTAATATTTAGGAAGCTATAAAGCATTTTAGGAAATAGTTTCATTTCTTCTCTCCTTTCGTGCGGTTTTTCGCTGAGTAAACTTGATATCTCAATGAGTAAACTTGATGTCGTTGTCGCGGCTAAAAGGAAATAAGGAAGTGGAATTGGAACcgagaaggttccaattggtatttTGCCTTATAGGCAGTGTAAGTTCATAGATGATTAGTTGAATGggaactaattaaataaattgactTGCTTATGTGTTGTAGACTTACATTATGATTTTGTGTATAGTGTTACCTGAAGTACCTACAGTGTGTGAAGTGTGCTTGTATGAATGGTTGAAATTATATGAGACTTGATTGCTTAGGTTTCTGTTAACTTATTGTTAGAAAAGGAGTCATAACTTGGTTATGTGCAATGGTCTAATGATAAATCACAAGGTTATTAATGAATGAATTTATGACATGTGAAATGATATACTCTTATGAGGGAATACAACTCTTAATTTTGCGTGGACTTACTATTGGTAAAAATGGTAAGGGAAAAGAATGAATTATGACTGCAGAGAAACTCTGATTTCGGGGCAGTCTAGAGTGGTTGGGAACCATGTGAGGAAAGGGATATTGTTGCACAATAGTGGAAATTGTTGTTATGAAAGATCTCCTTAACAAGTTTCATAACTAGTGTAAAATAGAGTGTTGCTGAATTATGTCTATCTGATATGAGGGATTTAACCATTGGCCCGAGTGATAAAAACTTGATTTTACAAGTGGTTTTAAATGATGCCTTTTTTACTTTGATGTCCTTAGTTCTAAGGGGAGAGATAATCCCCTATGTATAGAGTTGGGTTCGACTCTAGGACCATCCATATCAAAATTCTAGTGGAAAAAGGAGTTAGAGGGGTTGAGTTTAACCTGGAGAGTCTAGAGGGGAATAGAAAACAGGAAGAATGCCCAAGGGAATTATCTGAAGCTACTGTCTCAGCAAAATCCCGTACTAGCGAGAATATCCTACCAGAGCAGGAACTATCCCGCCAGGGCGGGATCTCGCGAGACAGAGACCTCAAAAAAAGGTCCTCTATTTTTTCCCTGCTTTTGCGATGAACTCCAAAACACTTTTGGCTACCTCTAATGTCAATATTGTGACCGACAAGGACTGAATAACTTTAAAAATGATGGTATTAGTATGTAGGAGATGAAGGAAAAATAAAGACATCCAGTGCTTACAAAAGTTAGAAAAATAGTAAAGGAAAACGACAAATTGTTTGTTTCTTGCCCAAATAAGGAAACCTAATCAAATAACAAAAGCCTAACGAGGGCGAGGGGGAGTTTCGGCATTTGAATCGAGGTCCTCTAGAGGGTACTTTCCTACCCAGGCCTCGTTCAAGAAGGGGAACTCGCGAAAATCTTCAGGTTCCAACCTGGGCAATTCCCTTTGGGGAGCGACACAAGAGAAGATGGTTTTGATAGTCTTCCACATCCTCATCATGAAGCATTCCCTCTCtattctcttcttcctctcccaCCACATCTGGAGACGAAGCATCTCTACCTCTATGGCAGTAGTTGGTGGCACTGGAGTAGGGGTCTAGGCAAAATGCCTCCTAGTCGCCTTCGAACAGTGGCTAAGTCCTCTTCAAAGCGAGGGTCAACTAGTGGCTGTGACTGAGTGGAAGGGGCAGTATCTTCGTCCTCGTCCTCTACTGCTGCTGCCCAGCTACTCTTGACCCCATCAGCCCTCCGCCTTTTCAGTATCCGAGAGAAGGCTCTCCTAATAAGTAAGGGGTGGAAAGAAGGGTCCATGAGGAGTACCTCATTGGAGTCCAGCAGTGGCACCTCGATCGTCTTGCACATAACAGTGATCAGTTCCAGAAAGAATAATGCCTTCTTGTTGTCGCGGTAGAACATCTTCCAATTTGACATAATATAGGCCCCTATATTCAGGCTTATCCCTTGAATAGCACAAGCCACCACTAGAGCTCTCAAAAAGGTCACATCGGTATGGTTGCTAGAAGGGAAAATCCTCCTGCCCACCAAATGTATCCATCTCTTTACATCATCAGACCAGTCAGTGCTAGTGATGCCTTCGGTGCTGGGCTAGAAGACCCTGTTCTAGAGCTATAGGACCACCAGAGTGTCCCGTAACCACTCTAGGTTCATCTCTCTCAGCCTAGCTTCATACTCCGCATTTGAAGCCTCCGGTACTTCAATCACAATATTAATATAAGGACTCAGGGGAATGTCCACTCCTCTGATGCGAATAGTAGGGTCAGGATCATCCTAGTAAATCGTGGGAAGGATGGCATAGAAATCCCTTACCCAACCAGTGCGTGTGGAGGTAGGGGGATCTGTCAAAGGACCCCACTCAAACTCCTCCAGTCGTGTATAGAAGGCAGGTATCTTATCTGCCACTCCT
This window encodes:
- the LOC129884932 gene encoding uncharacterized protein LOC129884932, whose amino-acid sequence is MQSREVPVQLSCRKQFSCMFHVFRRRIHQLCSRMRWLIWRRPRTKVVIKRFGKLSSRGNHGQLKEKLSFKSSSTHPNVQNRHIRLASFNAALFSLAPAVPKAEKSSIFSHDDDDDDGFKFQNQVKSENNRPKSILKHSPLHPILTNGAKPKQKVSINLPENEISLSQNRVLGILEDDSTKILSLNNYTLGPVRSPICLPAMANWMINDYGGCCLSGTRTILDVLKEVDADILALQDVKAEEEKGMSPLSDLAHALGMNYVFAESWAPEFGNAILSKWPIKKWRIQKIYDDKDFRNVLKATVDVPRIGELNFCCTQLDHLSENWRMKQLNAIIQANDSPHILAGGINSLEASDYSLERWNDIVKYYEEIGKPTPRTEVMNFLKQKEYNDAKEFAGECESVVIIAKGQNVQGTCKYGTRVDYILGSQSLPYAFVPGSYSVVSSKGTSDHHIVKVEIMKAAGKGRKNSRKQKKVKQKVERMTSSCSSRGIWQVST